A window of Onychostoma macrolepis isolate SWU-2019 chromosome 01, ASM1243209v1, whole genome shotgun sequence contains these coding sequences:
- the LOC131547541 gene encoding NLR family CARD domain-containing protein 3-like, translating into MSHCVEREDDSKENEEYGTESSCVSMKSDRSMRNPNNFSDGAVTSEPRSVPSSTFHYQTNIREDKTEAVLQKHTPDTGDLHRVKDQHKTSMKNKYERLFEGMKLQKNETLLNRIYTQLYIIEGENEGVNEEHEVLQMEKTARTKHSQDTPIYCNDIFKASPEPGCEEKDQIKTVLTKGIAGIGKTVSVQKFILDWAEGKANQDVDFMFVLPFRELNLIRDHQYSLHRLLLDLHPELQHLDSKLYEECKVVFIFDGLDESRITLIFSDAQKVCDVTETSSVGELMSKLMKGELLPSALIWVTSRPAAANQIPSKYINRLTEIQGFTEPQKEEYFRKRISDQHQANRIISHIRRARSLHIMCHIPVFCWISSTVLQKLLEEDLSAEIPQTLTEMYIHFLLIQINRNLRSEERDPKKLLQSNREVIVKLAEVAFKQLMKGNVMFYEEDLIESGIGVTEASVNSGICTEIFKEESVIHQRKVYSFIHLSVQEFLAAFYAFYHYVMIHIDTLQFCDVMHNLHRDAVDKALASENGHLDLFLRFLLGISLESNQRLLQDLLTHTENSSESIRRTTQYIKEKIKDGHGLSAERSINLFLCLLEVKDQTLSREIQEFVKSDKHSEKKLSPAHCSTIAYMLQMSEEVLDELDLKKYNTSDEGRRRLIPAVISCRKALLAGCNLAVQSFDIVLSALQSSINVLRELDLSNNDLQDSGVKLLSDGLMSPNCQLEILRLSGCMVTEEGCGYLSSALCSNPSHLRELDLSYNHPGPSGVHLLKHRLEDPNCSLQILNLDHGGHFRIKPALRKYACDLTLDPNTAHTQLVLSEENKKTTCVKDHQPYPDQPDRFEQQEQVLCRESLSGRCYWEVKWEGSGHVAVAYKGVDRKSGINCWFGLNEKSWSMYCSDTTYTVWYNNSNEDVSGPSSRSNRVGVYLDWSAGSLSFYSVSDTHTLTHIHTFNTTFTEPLYAGFGVYPESSVSLCQI; encoded by the exons ATGAGTCACTGTGTGGAGAGAGAGGACGACAGCAAGGAGAATGAAGAGTATGGCACAGAATCCAGCTGTGTGTCAATGAAGAGCGATCGATCCATGCGCAACCCCAATAATTTCAGTGATGGAGCAGTGACCTCTGAACCCAG ATCTGTGCCGTCCTCTACATTCCACTATCAGACCAACATTAGGGAGGACAAAACTGAAGCAGTCCTGCAGAAACATACACCAGACACTGGAGACCTGCATAGAGTCAAAGACCAGCATAAAACCAGTATGAAGAACAAGTATGAGAGATTATTTGAAGGAATGAAACTCCAAAAAAATGAAACCCTCCTGAACAGGATCTACACACAGCTCTACATCATAGAGGGAGAGAatgaaggagtgaatgaagaacatgaggttttacagatggagaaaacaGCCAGAACAAAACACTCACAAGACACTCCGATCTACTGCAATGACATCTTTAAAGCCTCACCTGAACCAGGATGTGAGGAGAAAGACCAAATCAAGACTGTTCTCACTAAAGGCATTGCTGGAATCGGAAAAAccgtctctgtgcagaagttcattcTGGACTGGGCCGAGGGAAAAGCCAATCAGGATGTAGATTTCATGTTTGTGCTTCCATTTCGAGAGCTGAACTTGATCCGAGATCATCAGTACAGTCTTCACAGACTTCTGCTGGACTTGCATCCTGAACTTCAACATCTGGACTCAAAGCTGTATGAGGAGTGTAAAGttgtgttcatctttgatggtctggatgaaagcAGAATCACACTGATATTTTCAGATGCTCAGAAAGTTTGTGATGTGACTGAGACTTCATCGGTGGGTGAGTTGATGTCAAAGCTCATGAAAGGAGAgctgcttccctctgctctcatctgggtcacctccagaccagcagcagccaatcagatccccTCCAAATACATCAACCGTCTGACAGAAATTCAGGGATTCACTGAGCCTCAGAAGGAGGAatatttcaggaagagaatcagtgaCCAGCATCAAGCCAAcagaatcatctcacacatcagaagagcaagaagcctccacatcatgtgccacatccccgtcttctgctggatctcaTCCACTGTGCTTCAGAAGCTCCTGGAAGAAGATCTGAGTGCAGAAATCCCtcaaactctgactgaaatgtaCATCCACTTCCTGTTGATTCAGATCAACAGGAATCTGAGGTCTGAAGAGAGAGATCCAAAGAAACTCTTGCAGTCCAACAGAGAAGTGATTGTAAAACTTGCTGAAGTGgctttcaaacagctgatgaagggCAATGTGATGTTCTATGAGGAGGACCTGATTGAGAGCGGCATAGGCGTCACTGAAGCATCAGTGAATTCTGGGATTTGCACTGAGATCTTTAAGGAGGAATCTGTGATTCATCAGAGGAAAGTCTACAGCTTCATTCATCTGAGTGTTCAGGAGTTTCTCGCTGCTTTCTATGCATTTTACCATTATGTAATGATACATATTGATACATTGCAGTTTTGTGATGTTATGCACAATCTGCATAGAGATGCAGTAGATAAAGCCCTTGCGAGTGAGAATGGACACCTGGATCTGTTCCTGCGGTTCCTGCTGGGCATCTCACTGGAGTCCAATCAGAGACTCTTACAGGAtctactgacacacacagagaacagcTCAGAGAGCATCAGGAGAACCACACAGTACATTAAAGAGAAAATCAAAGATGGACATGGACTCTCTGCTGAAAgatccatcaatctgttcctTTGTCTACTGGAAGTGAAAGATCAGACTCTGTCCAGAGAGATTCAGGAGTTTGTGAAATCAGACAAACACTCAGAGAAGAAACTCTCTCCTGCTCACTGCTCAACAATCGCCTACATGCTTCAGATGTCAGAGGAGGTGCTGGATGAGCTGGACCTCAAGAAATACAACACATCAGATGAGGGGAGAAGAAGACTGATACCAGCTGTCATCAGCTGCAGAAAAGCCCT TCTTGCTGGCTGTAATCTAGCTGTTCAGTCCTTTGACATTGTGTTGTCAGCTCTTCAATCCTCAATCAATGttctgagagagctggatctgagtaacaatgacctgcaggattcaggagtgaagctacTCTCTGATGGACTGATGAGTCCAAACTGTCAGCTGGAGATACTGAG GTTGTCAGGCTGTATGGTGACAGAGGAAGGCTGTGGTTATTTGTCTTCAGCTCTGtgttcaaacccctcacacctgagagagctggatctgagctacaatcaccCAGGACCATCAGGAGTCCATCTGCTCAAACACAGACTGGAGGATCCAAACTGTTCACTGCAGATACTCAA TTTGGACCACGGAGGACATTTCAGAATCAAACCAGCACTGAGAAAAT ATGCCTGTGATCTCACACTGGATCCAAACACAGCGCACACTCAACTCGTCCTGTCTGaagagaacaaaaaaacaacatgtgTGAAAGATCATCAGCCGTATCCTGATCAGCCAGACAGATTTGAGCAACAGGAGCAGGTTCTGTGTAGAGAGAGTCTGtctggacgctgttactgggaggttAAATGGGAAGGCTCAGGTCATGTAGCAGTGGCATATAAAGGAGTCGACAGGAAAAGTGGAATTAACTGTTGGTTTGGACTCAATGAAAAGTCCTGGAGTATGTATTGTTCTGATACGACTTACACTGTCTGGTACAATAATAGCAACGAAGACGTATCTGGCCCGTCATCCCGCTCTAATAGAGTAGGAGTGTATCTGGACTGGTCAGCCGgctctctgtccttctacagcgtctctgacacacacacactcacacacatacacacattcaaCACCACATTCACTGAACCCCTCTACGCTGGATTCGGGGTTTATCCTGAATCTTCTGTATCTCTGTGTCAGATTTAA
- the LOC131547523 gene encoding NLR family CARD domain-containing protein 3-like isoform X1: MSSSSAGSNGDQSMRNHPSVFNDENVTFDLSISKSKTPRPESPEPSNVSVKSSKSMETAFRFSDGKEISDPLISKSKTPRSESPEPSGVSVKSSRSMEAPFKFIEGKEISDPLSVLFNFSMGKIHETIRSVSSSTFHYQTHIRQDKTEVVLPKHTLETRDLQRVKDQHKTSMKYKYERLFEGMTLQKNETLLNRIYTQLYIIEGESEGVNEEHEVLQMEKTARTKHSQETLIYCNHIFKASPEPGCEEKDQIKTVLTKGIAGIGKTVSVQKFILDWAEGKANQDVDFMFVLPFRELNLIRDRQYSLHRLLLDFHPELQDLDSKIYEACKVVFIFDGLDESRITLMFSDDQKVCDVTETSSVGVLMSNLMKGELLPSALIWITSRPAAANQIPSKYINRLTEIQGFTEPQKEEYFRKRVSDQHQASRIISHIRRARSLHIMCHIPVFCWISSTVLQKLLEEDLSAEIPQTLTEMYIHFLLIQINMRNQKYEERDPEKLLQFNREVIVKLAEVAFKQLMKGNVMFYEEDLIESGIDITVASVYSGICTEIFKEESVIHQRKVYSFIHLSVQEFLAAFYAFYHYVMIHIDTLQFCDVMHNLHRDAVDKALASENGHLDLFLRFLLGISLESNQRLLQDLLTHTENSSESIRRTTQYIKEKIKDGHGLSAERSINLFLCLLEVKDQTLSREIQEFVKSDKHSEKKLSPAHCSTITYMLQMSEEVLDELDLKKYNTSDEGRRLIPAVINCRKALLAVCNLTAQDCEIVSSALQSSNSVLRELDLSNNDLQDSGVKIISDGLKSPNCQLEILRLSGCMVTEEGCGYLSSALSSNPSHLRELDLSYNHPEPSGVQLLKHRLEDPNYKLKILRFDYGAPLRIIPGLRKYACDLTLDPNTAHTRLILSEDNRKARHDKEPQGYPDPPDHPERFEQHEQVLCRESLSGRCYWEVEWSGWAYIAVTYKAIIRKGGSESWFGYNDKSWSLYCTDDRYSAWHDNKKTDIPAPSSSNRVGVYVDVSAGSLSYFSVSDTHTLTHLHTFNTTFTEPLYAGFRVFQSSLSLCQIK, encoded by the exons ATGAGTTCTTCATCTGCTGGATCAAATGGTGATCAATCCATGAGGAATCATCCCTCTGTGTTCAATGATGAAaatgtgacctttgacctcag TATCAGCAAGAGCAAGACACCAAGACCAGAGTCTCCAGAACCCAgcaatgtgtctgtgaagagcaGCAAATCCATGGAAACAGCTTTTAGATTCAGTGATGGAAAAGAGATCTCCGATCCTCT TATCAGCAAGAGCAAGACACCAAGATCAGAGTCTCCAGAACCCAGcggtgtgtctgtgaagagcAGCAGATCCATGGAAGCACCTTTTAAATTTATTGAAGGAAAAGAGATCTCCGATCCTCT CTCTGTTCTTTTCAATTTTAGCATGGGGAAGATACATGAGACGATCAGATCTGTGTCTTCCTCTACATTCCACTATCAGACCCATATCAGGCAGGACAAAACTGAAGTAGTCCTGCCGAAACACACACTGGAGACTAGAGACCTGCAGAGAGTCAAAGACCAGCACAAAACCAGTATGAAGTACAAGTATGAGAGATTATTTGAGGGAATGACACTCCAAAAGAATGAAACCCTCCTGAACAGGATCTACACACAGCTCTACATCATAGAGGGAGAGagtgaaggagtgaatgaagaacatgaggttttacagatggagaaaacaGCCAGAACAAAACACTCACAAGAGACTCTGATCTACTGCAATCACATATTTAAAGCTTCACCTGAACCAGGATGTGAGGAGAAAGACCAAATCAAGACTGTTCTTACTAAAGGCATCGCTGGAATCGGAAAAAccgtctctgtgcagaagttcattcTGGACTGGGCCGAGGGAAAAGCCAATCAGGATGTAGATTTCATGTTTGTTCTTCCATTTCGAGAGCTGAACTTGATCCGAGATCGTCAGTACAGTCTTCACAGACTTCTGCTGGACTTTCATCCTGAACTTCAAGATCTGGACTCAAAGATTTATGAGGCGTGTAAAGttgtgttcatctttgatggtctggatgaaagcAGAATCACACTGATGTTTTCAGATGATCAGAAAGTTTGTGATGTAACTGAGACTTCATCAGTGGGTGTGTTGATGTCAAACCTCATGAAAGGAGAgctgcttccctctgctctcatctggatcacctccagaccagcagcagccaatcagatccccTCCAAATACATCAACCGTCTGACAGAAATTCAGGGATTCACTGAGCCTCAGAAGGAGGAATATTTCAGGAAGAGAGTCAGTGACCAGCATCAAGCCAGcagaatcatctcacacatcagaagagcaagaagcctccacatcatgtgccacatccccgtcttctgctggatctcaTCCACTGTGCTTCAGAAGCTCCTGGAAGAAGATCTGAGTGCAGAAATCCCtcaaactctgactgaaatgtaCATCCACTTCCTGCTGATTCAGATCAACATGAGGAACCAGAAGTATGAAGAGAGAGATCCAGAGAAACTCCTTCAGTTCAACAGAGAAGTGATTGTGAAACTTGCTGAAGTGgctttcaaacagctgatgaagggCAATGTGATGTTCTATGAGGAGGACCTGATTGAGAGCGGCATAGACATTACTGTTGCTTCAGTGTATTCTGGGATTTGCACTGAGATCTTTAAGGAGGAATCTGTGATTCATCAGAGGAAAGTCTACAGCTTCATTCATCTGAGCGTTCAGGAGTTTCTCGCTGCTTTCTATGCATTTTACCATTATGTAATGATACATATTGATACATTGCAGTTTTGTGATGTTATGCACAATCTGCATAGAGATGCAGTAGATAAAGCCCTTGCGAGTGAGAATGGACACCTGGATCTGTTCCTGCGGTTCCTGCTGGGAATCTCACTGGAGTCCAATCAGAGACTCTTACAGGAtctactgacacacacagagaacagcTCAGAGAGCATCAGGAGAACCACACAGTACATTAAAGAGAAGATCAAAGATGGACATGGACTCTCTGCTGAAAgatccatcaatctgttcctCTGTCTGCTGGAAGTGAAAGATCAGACTCTGTCCAGAGAGATTCAGGAGTTTGTGAAATCAGACAAACACTCAGAGAAGAAACTCTCTCCTGCTCACTGCTCAACAATCACCTACATGCTTCAGATGTCAGAGGAGGTGCTGGATGAGCTGGACCTCAAGAAATACAACACATCAGACGAGGGGAGAAGACTGATACCAGCTGTGATCAACTGCAGAAAAGCTCT TCTTGCTGTCTGTAATCTCACTGCTCAGGATTGTGAAATTGTATCATCAGCTTTACAATCTTCAAACTCTGttctgagagagctggatctgagtaacaatgacctgcaggattcaggagtgaagattatttctgatggactgaagagtcCAAACTGTCAGCTGGAGATACTGAG GTTGTCTGGCTGTATGGTGACAGAGGAAGGCTGTGGTTATTtgtcttcagctctgagttcaaacccctcacacctgagagagctggatctgagctacaatcaccCAGAACCATCAGGAGTCCAGCTGCTCAAACACAGACTGGAGGATCCAAACTATAAACTGAAGATACTCCG TTTTGACTATGGAGCCCCTTTGAGAATCATCCCAGGACTGAGAAAAT ATGCCTGTGATCTCACActggatccaaacacagcaCACACTCGACTCATCCTGTCTGAGGACAACAGAAAGGCAAGACATGACAAAGAGCCACAGGGGTATCCTGATCCTCCAGATCATCCAGAGAGATTTGAGCAGCATGAGCAGGTTCTCTGTAGAGAGAGTCTGtctggacgctgttactgggaggttGAATGGAGTGGATGGGCTTATATAGCAGTAACATATAAAGCAATCATCAGGAAAGGAGGAAGTGAATCTTGGTTTGGATACAATGACAAATCCTGGAGTTTGTACTGCACCGATGACAGATATTCTGCCTGGCATGATAATAAGAAAACTGACATACCAGCCCCTTCATCCTCTAATAGAGTAGGAGTGTATGTGGACGTGTCGGCCGGCTCTCTCTCGTACTTCAGtgtctctgacacacacacactcacacacttacacacattcAACACCACATTCACTGAACCCCTCTATGCTGGATTCAGGGTGTTTCAATCCTCATTGTCTCTATGTCAGATTAAATAA
- the LOC131547523 gene encoding NLR family CARD domain-containing protein 3-like isoform X2, which translates to MSSSSAGSNGDQSMRNHPSVFNDENVTFDLSISKSKTPRPESPEPSNVSVKSSKSMETAFRFSDGKEISDPLSVLFNFSMGKIHETIRSVSSSTFHYQTHIRQDKTEVVLPKHTLETRDLQRVKDQHKTSMKYKYERLFEGMTLQKNETLLNRIYTQLYIIEGESEGVNEEHEVLQMEKTARTKHSQETLIYCNHIFKASPEPGCEEKDQIKTVLTKGIAGIGKTVSVQKFILDWAEGKANQDVDFMFVLPFRELNLIRDRQYSLHRLLLDFHPELQDLDSKIYEACKVVFIFDGLDESRITLMFSDDQKVCDVTETSSVGVLMSNLMKGELLPSALIWITSRPAAANQIPSKYINRLTEIQGFTEPQKEEYFRKRVSDQHQASRIISHIRRARSLHIMCHIPVFCWISSTVLQKLLEEDLSAEIPQTLTEMYIHFLLIQINMRNQKYEERDPEKLLQFNREVIVKLAEVAFKQLMKGNVMFYEEDLIESGIDITVASVYSGICTEIFKEESVIHQRKVYSFIHLSVQEFLAAFYAFYHYVMIHIDTLQFCDVMHNLHRDAVDKALASENGHLDLFLRFLLGISLESNQRLLQDLLTHTENSSESIRRTTQYIKEKIKDGHGLSAERSINLFLCLLEVKDQTLSREIQEFVKSDKHSEKKLSPAHCSTITYMLQMSEEVLDELDLKKYNTSDEGRRLIPAVINCRKALLAVCNLTAQDCEIVSSALQSSNSVLRELDLSNNDLQDSGVKIISDGLKSPNCQLEILRLSGCMVTEEGCGYLSSALSSNPSHLRELDLSYNHPEPSGVQLLKHRLEDPNYKLKILRFDYGAPLRIIPGLRKYACDLTLDPNTAHTRLILSEDNRKARHDKEPQGYPDPPDHPERFEQHEQVLCRESLSGRCYWEVEWSGWAYIAVTYKAIIRKGGSESWFGYNDKSWSLYCTDDRYSAWHDNKKTDIPAPSSSNRVGVYVDVSAGSLSYFSVSDTHTLTHLHTFNTTFTEPLYAGFRVFQSSLSLCQIK; encoded by the exons ATGAGTTCTTCATCTGCTGGATCAAATGGTGATCAATCCATGAGGAATCATCCCTCTGTGTTCAATGATGAAaatgtgacctttgacctcag TATCAGCAAGAGCAAGACACCAAGACCAGAGTCTCCAGAACCCAgcaatgtgtctgtgaagagcaGCAAATCCATGGAAACAGCTTTTAGATTCAGTGATGGAAAAGAGATCTCCGATCCTCT CTCTGTTCTTTTCAATTTTAGCATGGGGAAGATACATGAGACGATCAGATCTGTGTCTTCCTCTACATTCCACTATCAGACCCATATCAGGCAGGACAAAACTGAAGTAGTCCTGCCGAAACACACACTGGAGACTAGAGACCTGCAGAGAGTCAAAGACCAGCACAAAACCAGTATGAAGTACAAGTATGAGAGATTATTTGAGGGAATGACACTCCAAAAGAATGAAACCCTCCTGAACAGGATCTACACACAGCTCTACATCATAGAGGGAGAGagtgaaggagtgaatgaagaacatgaggttttacagatggagaaaacaGCCAGAACAAAACACTCACAAGAGACTCTGATCTACTGCAATCACATATTTAAAGCTTCACCTGAACCAGGATGTGAGGAGAAAGACCAAATCAAGACTGTTCTTACTAAAGGCATCGCTGGAATCGGAAAAAccgtctctgtgcagaagttcattcTGGACTGGGCCGAGGGAAAAGCCAATCAGGATGTAGATTTCATGTTTGTTCTTCCATTTCGAGAGCTGAACTTGATCCGAGATCGTCAGTACAGTCTTCACAGACTTCTGCTGGACTTTCATCCTGAACTTCAAGATCTGGACTCAAAGATTTATGAGGCGTGTAAAGttgtgttcatctttgatggtctggatgaaagcAGAATCACACTGATGTTTTCAGATGATCAGAAAGTTTGTGATGTAACTGAGACTTCATCAGTGGGTGTGTTGATGTCAAACCTCATGAAAGGAGAgctgcttccctctgctctcatctggatcacctccagaccagcagcagccaatcagatccccTCCAAATACATCAACCGTCTGACAGAAATTCAGGGATTCACTGAGCCTCAGAAGGAGGAATATTTCAGGAAGAGAGTCAGTGACCAGCATCAAGCCAGcagaatcatctcacacatcagaagagcaagaagcctccacatcatgtgccacatccccgtcttctgctggatctcaTCCACTGTGCTTCAGAAGCTCCTGGAAGAAGATCTGAGTGCAGAAATCCCtcaaactctgactgaaatgtaCATCCACTTCCTGCTGATTCAGATCAACATGAGGAACCAGAAGTATGAAGAGAGAGATCCAGAGAAACTCCTTCAGTTCAACAGAGAAGTGATTGTGAAACTTGCTGAAGTGgctttcaaacagctgatgaagggCAATGTGATGTTCTATGAGGAGGACCTGATTGAGAGCGGCATAGACATTACTGTTGCTTCAGTGTATTCTGGGATTTGCACTGAGATCTTTAAGGAGGAATCTGTGATTCATCAGAGGAAAGTCTACAGCTTCATTCATCTGAGCGTTCAGGAGTTTCTCGCTGCTTTCTATGCATTTTACCATTATGTAATGATACATATTGATACATTGCAGTTTTGTGATGTTATGCACAATCTGCATAGAGATGCAGTAGATAAAGCCCTTGCGAGTGAGAATGGACACCTGGATCTGTTCCTGCGGTTCCTGCTGGGAATCTCACTGGAGTCCAATCAGAGACTCTTACAGGAtctactgacacacacagagaacagcTCAGAGAGCATCAGGAGAACCACACAGTACATTAAAGAGAAGATCAAAGATGGACATGGACTCTCTGCTGAAAgatccatcaatctgttcctCTGTCTGCTGGAAGTGAAAGATCAGACTCTGTCCAGAGAGATTCAGGAGTTTGTGAAATCAGACAAACACTCAGAGAAGAAACTCTCTCCTGCTCACTGCTCAACAATCACCTACATGCTTCAGATGTCAGAGGAGGTGCTGGATGAGCTGGACCTCAAGAAATACAACACATCAGACGAGGGGAGAAGACTGATACCAGCTGTGATCAACTGCAGAAAAGCTCT TCTTGCTGTCTGTAATCTCACTGCTCAGGATTGTGAAATTGTATCATCAGCTTTACAATCTTCAAACTCTGttctgagagagctggatctgagtaacaatgacctgcaggattcaggagtgaagattatttctgatggactgaagagtcCAAACTGTCAGCTGGAGATACTGAG GTTGTCTGGCTGTATGGTGACAGAGGAAGGCTGTGGTTATTtgtcttcagctctgagttcaaacccctcacacctgagagagctggatctgagctacaatcaccCAGAACCATCAGGAGTCCAGCTGCTCAAACACAGACTGGAGGATCCAAACTATAAACTGAAGATACTCCG TTTTGACTATGGAGCCCCTTTGAGAATCATCCCAGGACTGAGAAAAT ATGCCTGTGATCTCACActggatccaaacacagcaCACACTCGACTCATCCTGTCTGAGGACAACAGAAAGGCAAGACATGACAAAGAGCCACAGGGGTATCCTGATCCTCCAGATCATCCAGAGAGATTTGAGCAGCATGAGCAGGTTCTCTGTAGAGAGAGTCTGtctggacgctgttactgggaggttGAATGGAGTGGATGGGCTTATATAGCAGTAACATATAAAGCAATCATCAGGAAAGGAGGAAGTGAATCTTGGTTTGGATACAATGACAAATCCTGGAGTTTGTACTGCACCGATGACAGATATTCTGCCTGGCATGATAATAAGAAAACTGACATACCAGCCCCTTCATCCTCTAATAGAGTAGGAGTGTATGTGGACGTGTCGGCCGGCTCTCTCTCGTACTTCAGtgtctctgacacacacacactcacacacttacacacattcAACACCACATTCACTGAACCCCTCTATGCTGGATTCAGGGTGTTTCAATCCTCATTGTCTCTATGTCAGATTAAATAA